Part of the Sorghum bicolor cultivar BTx623 chromosome 1, Sorghum_bicolor_NCBIv3, whole genome shotgun sequence genome, tgaacttgcaaacgtgAAAAATTGCCCCCTGAACTTGTCGACCTGTGCCACCTTGGTCCATGAACATACAAATACGAAAATAACACTAGCTGCATGGCACTGTTCTACCACGTGGCCGCCTCTAGTAGGCCATGCATGGCACCGTTTATGGTGTTGACATCAGCGATGATGTCGGCACTTTTTTTAATTTACgaaattgatatatttttattcatagcgtcaaatatatcaaataatatatcaattcgttgcatttattaattaaaaaagataattttaaaacaagcaaaaattattcgttttctaggtttcatatttttcctagGCAGAGTACATTATGAAGAGGCTACACATAACATTTCATGAATTTAGCATTTCactaataattagttatgaaataaacaaataTTTGTTGACGCATTGAAAGAGCCTTTACacgcatggaccaaagtggcacaggccgACAAGTTCAGGGGCCACTGTTTtacgtttgcaagttcatggaccaaagtggcacggGACAAGTTCAGGGTTCACTTTTTCGAGTTTACaatttcatggaccaaagtggcacaagcggacaagttcaggggtcactttttcgggtttacaagttcatggaccaaagtggcacaggctgacaagttaaagggccgccagtgtattttactctttTGAAAACTGTTAGAGGAACCCAACAAATATTCTTTTAATTTCTTTAGCCACCTGAAAAAAGCCTTTTATTTACCAACTGACTTTTTAAGGTCTAGCAGCAGGAGGTGGCATTGTGGCAAAGTTGAACTCCTCACTTCACATCGAGTTGCCTAGTGCCTCACTTCCTTAGGTATAACTCTTCGACTTTCTGAATATTATGCCCCCAACAATACGTCTACAGATGTTTCAACAAACGTCGTTTACCATTAAAAAATAGTATTATTAATTCTTAAAATAAATATAAGAAAATACGATTGTTTGTGTCAAGTCGAGATTTTAAACTTGGATTAGGTTTCAACTCAGCTAGCTACACTTGTCGTCCAGCACACGCGGCTGCTCTTTCGTCTTGCATGCTCTTGCAGTCTCGCTGCCGGAGTCGCAGCCCTGGAAGTAGGACAGTAGGTAGTAGTCATCTTCTCGCAGCTCATAGGACTATAGGAGTACGCCCCTATAGGACACAACTCAGGTATTTGGACGACACGACGGGGCGTGACGGGTAGGCATCTTCTCGCAGATTATACGCCTCCACTGGCCACAAGATCAGGTAACGTGGACGGGGCGTGTGACGGGAAGTCGGTAGCATCGGTCTTCTGGCAGCGGATGGGATGCAGTCATCACGCGGATCTCAGTCGGTGTCTCCTAGATTACGTATGGTTATTGGCCCGATTGGGACGTGatcgtgttttttttttttgtgcgcTAAACGCCTAGACGCTGTTTCAAATACTGCCcgggagaccgagagggagtaaAAAAGATGGCAGGCAGATAGTGCCACCGACACCAACATGACCCCATGGACCTTGGGCGTCGGGCAGCACACATGCCGGTTGCTTGGAATGGAAGCGTTGGATCATTCTTTGCTACGTGGTTCACATCACCTGCGTAACGCTGCTCAAAAGCTTGGAGTCAGATCTGCTCCACGGCTCCATCTGTGGCTTACACTGGCAAAAGCCTGGAGCCAGATCTGCTTTGGCTCCATCAAGAGGGGCAGATGCAGGTCGACACACACAGGGAAACTTCGTGACACTCCTGTTTCGTTTACCGTTAGTTGGTAACGGCCTGTTTCGTATAatacttgtgtatgtggttgacACCACAGGGAAACTTCGTGACCGAGGAGAGGGGCAGATGATCGGTAACACAGAACAGATCGAAACGAagatgatttaattttggcGTACTGACACTATAAACAAACTTCTGaagaaaaaaggaaagaaaagaaagcacACAGTGCAACAGAGAAATAGAATGCACGACAGAATGACTTATCGTGTTCATCGATAACCACATCTCAGCATATCATCCACTATATAGAACATTAAGGATCTACGTGTTCTGTTAAAATTCGATGCATAACAAAATTGAAAAACAAGAGGTATGCCTGTCAATGTTCCAGGAGTATCGACCACAACTACGTAACACACCCAACATTATATAGCTAATTTAATGTCTAATAGTAACCCAATACCTCAATGTCCCTTTGTATCCTAAATCCTCAAATAGCCGGAACCTTCCTGTTAGGCTCAAAGACATACTTGATCAAAGAATCCTTGATGGACAGCAGCTGAGGGAACTCAGCCTTCAGTTTTGACGCGTCCATCTCGTTGTTGCTTCTACGTGCGACTATGACCTTGGCCTGCTCTTCGAGTGTGAAGTTGGTCCACTTGAAATCAGGATTGATGTATTTCTTGTACATCTCTAGAATCTCATTGTGGCTGACAACGCCAGGATTGGTGAAGTTCCATATGCCCCTGCAGTCCCGTTTTGCCATCTCAATGGAGATAGGCAGAAGCTCATCCAAAATTGTCATGCTGTTGGGAATGTTCACCACCTTGTCATAACGAGCTATCTTTGTGATGAAGTTACGAGGGTTGCTTAGATCTGATGATATAGGCATCCTGACCCTAAGAGTACAGACATTATCATACTCCTTCAACAGCTCTTCCACCTGCACCATGTCAATATCACAGAAACTAGTTTCAGGCATTATGAAGAAGTAAAATCATTGAAAAAAAGGAACAACAAAGCTGAACTTACCATTGCTTTCGTTTTAGAATAAAAGGAACCCGTAAAGTTGGGTGTGTCTTCCTCTTTAAAGCCAATACCAGACCCTTCAGGGTGCTTAGCATCATACTCAAATATACAGCCTGTAGCATAATTAACCATGAGCAAACCCTGCTCACGACAGATGtcagcaagattcaatgttcctaCGACATTGGTGCGGATAGTGTCCTGTTTATGGGTCTCGCACCAGTCAACATTTGGTCTCCCAGTGACTCCGGCAGCATTGAAGACATGAGTTGGCTTCACATTTCTAATGTCCTCCAACAGCTGAGAGCGCTCCTCCAAGCGTCCTTTCCCATACTCATATGGAATCCCTTGCTTTTCACAAATCTTCCCAAGGAGGCCACCAATCCATCCAGTCCTGCCATAGATTAAGAACTTGAACAAAGGCTTTTGAGGAGCATCAGTGGCTCTTTTGGTACTGGTTGCAGGAGCTGTTGTGCTAGCTTCAGCTGGTGAAGAAGTAAGAGATTTGATCTCCTCAGTCCAGTTATGCCTTTCAACTCCAGGAGTCATCAACATCCTTGGGTGAGGGAGCAAAGCACCAGTAACGTCTCCCCAGTAATCAGGATTGGTGGTGTACCACTCAATTGTCTTCTTCAAGCCCTCTTCCCATGGTGTGCGCTCTGCCCATCCCAGTCTCTTCAGCTTCTGATCATCCAGGAAGTACCTCTGGTCATTGAAGGGTCTGTTCTCAACAAACCTGATTACTTTCTCAGTATCCAAGTCAAAGAGCCTGCAAATGTCTTTGGCCACATCAATCACCCTCCTCTCCTTCACAGTACCAATATTATACACATGTCCAACCTCCCCTTTGTGAAGAACCACCTCAAAAGCTTCAGCCACATCCTCACAGTACAGGTAGCTCCTGACATTGGAACCATCTCCATGAATTGGAAGAGGCAGACCTCTCATGGCCAAAAGAATGAATTTGGGGATGAGTTTCTCAGGGAACTGATTTGGCCCATACACATTGTTGCCCCGAGTGGTAATCACAGGAAGACCATAAGACCTTCCGTATGCCATCACAAGCATTTCAGCTCCAGCTTTTGTAGCTGAATACGGATTTGTTGGAAGCAACTGTGAGGCCTCATGATTACCAACCACAGCATCTTCATCAGTTTCTCCATAGACCTCGTCAGTACTGACATGAATAAACCTCCTGATCTGACCAGTAACCTTGCAAGCCTCAAGAAGGACGTGTGTACCATATATATTGTTTTTCGTGAACTCAAATGAATTGCCAAATGAATTATCTACATGAGTCTGAGCAGCAAAGTGCATGATGGTGTCAATCGACTCTGTGACCAGAAGGTGGTTCACCAGATCAGCACTTGCAATGTCACCCTTGACAAACTTCAAATTTTGTGAGGCCCGCGAGGGGTTGAGGTTCTTTAGGCTGGAGCAGTAGTCAAGCTTGTCGAGGACAACAATCTTGTAGTGCGGATAGTTCCTAACCAGGCGGTTGGCGACATGCGATGCAATAAAACCAGCAGCACCGGTGATAAGAATGTTCTTGGGCTCGTAAGTCGCCATCCTTGTCTGATAGTTCTCTGGCCTATTACAATTTGTTAGCAAACACAATGAGATCAGGTCTGCTCATCTGTAAAGTACAGAAAAGCAAATAGAAGAGATTTTGTTGCCATCAAAGCTGAATTGTTTTAAACATGAGCACATTTAAGTAATAGTAAAACGTAGTATTCGGATCTAATCTGAAACTAACAATGACCCCCATAAAAGACAAACTCTATATTCATTTCAGATACGTGGGTATCATGTTCTTGCTTAAGAGTTTTGCATGCTACACAATTAACACTACCAGTAAGGGCCATAAATACTACTACAAGTAAGCACAATTAGCTCGGTGAGGCAGAGAAAAAAACAGACCACCTTCACGATACTATCCTCAAACCTAGAGAATCAACTCCACAACACGCGAGGCAACCAATTCCATCGGCCACCTTTTCTCTACGAGCCTAGGAAACATTGCCGCCGACTGAAGCAAACGAGGAAGCAGGAAGTGCCGGTCTGTCGGATCAAGATCTATCGAGCTCGCGGCGAGCCACGAGGATCAGATCTATCGAGCTCGCCAGTCGCCACCACTGCGCGAGATAATAATTCGAGACACCGCGAAGCGATCAGATTCAAGAGCAGGGACTCACGAGGAGCGGTGGCCGAGATCCAGGAAGGCCGCAGTGGAGGCAGAGCCGAGCCGGGGCGCAAGCCTGTCGCGGAGGCGAAGGACGTccgcgggcggtgtcggagggtGCGGGAACCACGGCCGGACGATCACGATGCCTCCTGCCGCGACGGGGAGGAGATCGAGAGGGATGGGCCGTGCTGGCGACTAAACGCGGGGCGGGGCCGCGGAGTTCCTGGTGCTGACTCCCTGGCCGCTTCGCCGCGTGCTTTCTATACTCTTGCTGGCGCCTCGGCCTGGCGGAGACGCGGAGTCGCGGAGGCGGTGCCCGGCTGTCCGCTGCCAAGCCAGGCACCAGCTCAGCTTCTGACGGGCGGACCACGGGCGGGACGTGACGGCCACGGCCTGAGCCTGACGGGAGTAGGTGGGCGGCGTCTCGCGCCACGCGGATGGTGATGGCCGGATGGGGGAATTGGGATGCGGATCTCAGCGGCGCTTAGGCcttgttcctaaaaattttgtaaaattttttaaattttccgtcacatcgagtctttagacgtatgtatggagtattaaatatagataagaataaaaactaattgcatagtttgattgaaattgacgagacgaatcttttgagtctagttagtccataattgaataatatttgtcaaatacaaacgaaaatgctactattcctattttgcaaaattttttaaagtaaacaaggcctaaagaaaaaaaatccccttttttgtttctttttttattaaatCTGCTATTTATCTACAGATATTCGTTCTTTAGGAGCATCTTCAACAGGCTAAAAAAACTCATAGATCAGTGAGTCTTCAAatgaattaaaaaaaagttgagaGTACATTTGTTGGGCTCCCCTAACCATTTATAAAATCCCATCTTATTCGCTTGAGTTTATTAGCCGAATCTGTCggtcattcagcagtgtttttctctcaaaaTAAATTAGCTAAAAATACTTTCTGACAtagtttatcagccaaacgatgctccctcctaaattataagacatttcatTTGTTTGACCTCAAATTTGATCACTcgtcttattttaaaaaatatgcaaatatagtcaaatttaagttattcttcaagaacttttattaataaactaagCCACAACAAAAGAAATGATATTTTGCACAAAAAATTGAATAAGGCGAATGATCAAATTTGgtataaaaaagtcaaacatcttataatttgaaatgtatTAAGTAGAAGATAATTTCACTTCAAGAATCCCGAACTATTTGTTCACGAGGTTCTCATTTGATTTAAACCACTTTTAACACTTTCTATGTCTTTTATACATTTGTATTGAAAACATTGTCCTACTCCTTTTTCTTCTTATCCTTTCACCCCACATTTGGATATGTGCATGTATATTTTAGCGAGATTGTGTTGATTTTTCTGGAAAGATTGGGAGTCATGATAGGGAATTTGTTGAGCAAATTTTTCATCTTGCTAAAAATCAAGATTCAAAGTGGGATTTGGAAACTCTTAGAGATGCTTTAACATCAAGATAAAATTGTTTGTATctgccaccgccgccaccgccaccatgCTATGCACTcgtgaagaagaaaaaaaaaaagaaagaagcaagGACAGAGAAGAGGGAAGGGACATGGTTAAATGTAAAAACACCTCCTGTTGTTGGTAATGCTATGTAAACAAAATATTACCGGCAAAGCAATATGGACTGTGAATCTATAGTTAATAAAATACCAaaagaaaatctaaaaatatatTTGTAAATTTTGTTGCCATAACAAGCACGATCTTACAAATTCAAGGATTATTTATGCATTTTATTCTTCTTTATTCATTGCGAAATTCTCAAATAATGTTTATTTGTCTTATCCTTGGAAATTGTTGCTTTTTTATTTGGTTCTCTTTCTCCTTGTTCTAGAATTGATGGAGCTATTTGTCCTTGTTatcctattccatgctctctctaATTGATGTTTTCCCCTCAAAAAAATTCTCTGCCATTTGTTCAAAAATCTAGATGACCCCACACCAAGAATATTCACTACAAATAGCATAGAAGCTCCTCTGGCCACTGATGATGCTCAAGTCTCACCCCAAGACATCAAACTAGAAGGAGCTCACTCTACATTGGAGTACATGGCCCACGTAAAACCATTTTTTCATGTGGGCTTTGCGTCGTGCACGTTTGTTACTCTAGCGCTACCAACCATCGTTGATCTGTTTGTTCGACAACACTTCTACATAAAACTTAATGGAGGTGTGCAAAAGATATTACCGAGGCAGGTAGGCCAGTCGTCTCAGATTaaaggtcacggttaatcgtGGTATTTTTCGAGACATTTTGTTGTCAGCCTCGGTAAAGCAAATACAAAATGAATGAATAAAACCTGTGGATAAGCCCGGTGAGTCCATCCACGCGACGCTGTAGTCGCAACTCGCCGAATCTCCCTGCTTGCCAGATCCGGGCACCCACACTGGTTCCAAGCTCCCGCTCGATGGATCTAGGGCCTTGTTCGTGGGAGACGGGGGGGGGGGTGGGCGGATCTACCTCCGGGGAACCGCTGTAGGGCCGGAGACGTCGTCGTATCTACAAGGTAGGGAGGGAGATGGTGAGAGATGTATCTgataggagagagagagagagagaggcataCCTTCCACCAGTCAGCGCCGCCAGATCTGGCCCGTGTCACCACCAGCCAGTGATAGGAGAGGCCAGCGTCGTTGTGCCCTTCATCCCCCTAGATCTGGTCCATGCCGCCATAGAGAGCTCACCCACATCGCCGTGGTGGAGAAGGGATAAGGGGGCGCTGGTCGTGCCTGAGACGAGGGAGATCAATAGCCATCGGGAGAAAAGGGAGAGGAGGGgtctgaaagcccaagtttggttttggtaatta contains:
- the LOC8084911 gene encoding trifunctional UDP-glucose 4,6-dehydratase/UDP-4-keto-6-deoxy-D-glucose 3,5-epimerase/UDP-4-keto-L-rhamnose-reductase RHM1; the protein is MATYEPKNILITGAAGFIASHVANRLVRNYPHYKIVVLDKLDYCSSLKNLNPSRASQNLKFVKGDIASADLVNHLLVTESIDTIMHFAAQTHVDNSFGNSFEFTKNNIYGTHVLLEACKVTGQIRRFIHVSTDEVYGETDEDAVVGNHEASQLLPTNPYSATKAGAEMLVMAYGRSYGLPVITTRGNNVYGPNQFPEKLIPKFILLAMRGLPLPIHGDGSNVRSYLYCEDVAEAFEVVLHKGEVGHVYNIGTVKERRVIDVAKDICRLFDLDTEKVIRFVENRPFNDQRYFLDDQKLKRLGWAERTPWEEGLKKTIEWYTTNPDYWGDVTGALLPHPRMLMTPGVERHNWTEEIKSLTSSPAEASTTAPATSTKRATDAPQKPLFKFLIYGRTGWIGGLLGKICEKQGIPYEYGKGRLEERSQLLEDIRNVKPTHVFNAAGVTGRPNVDWCETHKQDTIRTNVVGTLNLADICREQGLLMVNYATGCIFEYDAKHPEGSGIGFKEEDTPNFTGSFYSKTKAMVEELLKEYDNVCTLRVRMPISSDLSNPRNFITKIARYDKVVNIPNSMTILDELLPISIEMAKRDCRGIWNFTNPGVVSHNEILEMYKKYINPDFKWTNFTLEEQAKVIVARRSNNEMDASKLKAEFPQLLSIKDSLIKYVFEPNRKVPAI